One part of the Vitis riparia cultivar Riparia Gloire de Montpellier isolate 1030 chromosome 15, EGFV_Vit.rip_1.0, whole genome shotgun sequence genome encodes these proteins:
- the LOC117931760 gene encoding 50S ribosomal protein L18-like, with translation MASISSSPCLFSTDLFQSRSLKPTSLSWSSSFPDINISTNSITNPSLPSLNKCLVVQAAWTRRSRSEAAKRPSRKSWKQKTDMYMRPFLLNVFFSKRFIHAKVMHRPTSKVISVATTNSKDLRNTLSSLTDHNACRVIGKLIAERSMEADVFAMSYEPRKDERIEGKLGIVLDTIKENGIIFV, from the exons ATGGCATCCATTTCATCATCACCATGTCTATTTTCTACGGATTTATTCCAGAGTCGTTCATTGAAACCCACTTCGCTCTCATGGTCTTCTTCATTTCCCGATATCAACATTTCTACCAATTCAATCACAAACCCTTCTCTTCCTTCTCTCAACAAG TGTTTAGTGGTTCAAGCTGCCTGGACCCGGAGATCTCGAAGTGAAGCCGCAAAAAGACCAAGCAGGAAATCATGGAAGCAAAAGACCGATATGTATATGAGGCCATTCTTACtaaatgttttcttttcaaagCGATTTATCCATGCAAAAGTAATGCACCGGCCAACCAGCAAAGTGATATCAGTTGCTACCACAAATTCCAAGGATTTGAGGAATACATTGTCATCACTCACTGATCATAATGCATGTAGAGTTATAGGGAAGCTGATTGCAGAGAGATCAATGGAAGCTGATGTGTTTGCCATGTCCTATGAGCCCAGAAAGGATGAGAGAATTGAGGGTAAGCTTGGGATTGTTCTTGATACCATTAAGGAGAATGGGATCATATTTGTCTAA